One window of the Branchiostoma lanceolatum isolate klBraLanc5 chromosome 3, klBraLanc5.hap2, whole genome shotgun sequence genome contains the following:
- the LOC136429488 gene encoding alcohol dehydrogenase-like has product MARRCMRLVEYGKPFELTKEEVPTAPKGGAVVKTEYAGVCHSDVHSHDGDFRTLVPMQTVLGHEIAGTVHDIGPGADFKVGDRVAVYFHGGCGGCSRCEVGETTACLKDIKHWTGINKDGGFSDYAIIPDAKLLVRVPDTVAMDTACLLPCSGLTAYNAVCKMLPTVQDFAKHSADCAVLLVGAGGLGLWGIQFAKQLLPAGVRVISADVDNEKLAAAKEAGCDEVLLWGKDVDDDTAVAAAKKACGSLGAVVAAIDFVNVPATFERIEKILATGGMHVLVGLLGVGASGSVPLMMYVLGRHQMGSVLMGSLPQLKDLMALMAQGKVKPPPISHHPLDNVYDVLQDLKAGKVKGRAVVKL; this is encoded by the exons ATGGCGCGGCGTTGTATGAGGTTGGTGGAGTACGGGAAGCCCTTCGAGCTGACGAAGGAAGAGGTACCCACTGCACCCAAGGGCGGGGCTGTCGTCAAG ACGGAGTATGCCGGAGTGTGTCACTCTGATGTCCACAGTCATGACGGAGACTTCCGCACGCTGGTACCGATGCAGACCGTTCTGG GACATGAGATAGCCGGCACAGTGCACGACATCGGCCCAGGGGCAGACTTTAAG GTAGGAGACAGAGTGGCCGTGTACTTTCACGGAGGATGTGGGGGGTGCAGCAGGTGTGAGGTGGGGGAGACTACGGCGTGCCTTAAGGACATCAAACACTGGACGGgaataaacaaagatggcgg GTTCTCCGATTATGCCATCATTCCCGACGCCAAACTCTTGGTGAGGGTGCCTGACACGGTTGCCATGGATACGGCGTGCCTGCTTCCTTGCTCCGGGCTGACTGCCTACAACGCTGTCTGTAAGATGTTGCCGACGGTTCAGGACTTCGCCAAACATTCAG CGGACTGTGCAGTACTGTTGGTGGGCGCTGGGGGGCTCGGCCTGTGGGGTATCCAGtttgccaaacagctacttcctGCAGGAGTTCGCGTCATCAGCGCTGACGTGGAC AACGAAAAGCTGGCTGCAGCCAAAGAAGCCGGGTGTGACGAGGTTCTTTTGTGGGGCAAGGATG TTGATGACGACACCGCCGTGGCTGCAGCCAAGAAAGCCTGCGGGAGCCTCGGAGCTGTTGTGGCGGCCATTGACTTCGTCAACGTGCCTGCTACATTTGAGCGTATAGAGAAGATTCTAGCTACG GGCGGCATGCACGTGTTGGTGGGTTTGTTGGGAGTCGGTGCTTCTGGTTCCGTGCCGCTGATGATGTACGTGCTGGGTCGCCATCAGATGGGTTCTGTGCTCATGGGGTCGCTTCCGCAGCTGAAGGACCTCATGGCCCTTATGGCACAGGGGAAG GTCAAGCCACCACCCATTTCCCATCATCCTCTGGATAACGTCTATGACGTCCTGCAGGATCTGAAGGCTgggaaggtcaaaggtcgtgcTGTTGTGAAGCTGTGA
- the LOC136431253 gene encoding uncharacterized protein, with protein MTGDEKKYSSISDIIDENGKGKKIETRPSFFEQITHCSFQKLLCLVSLIFRMDQNDLLKIISILVNVYPKTALTVLFYFKKVVNSGKKAIYNIHLSALDLLQLFKAHSMDDFLEGQNKTHFKAHSMDDFIEGENKVPFKAHSMDDFIEGKNKVPFKVHSMDDFREGENKAHLKAHSMDDFREGKNKASQIIGKGGKRFSSGSNKWESLSVSLGFRFGNVVCKLLFPFFETLADGRNTENQVMEPGIILQILEHIFELIVYLEELIQSYDPEIAHSKIAAFILRGWNNGHIPNVGVTLKYFLEFFIQSFGVFVRICIKFTKENSQGDSKPTDEETDEPIDKCEQQTRSPAMTKAGLKEHMASLRQMWCQEFSAGLAEDLLSEDRQRALRRFGKELGLKQFEIDNVLNRSSASLKEKGRALMEDWQQGRGGSIVRRGKQLEQEHFNETLEALKRCKNSRGDREAK; from the exons ATGACGGGCGACGAAAAGAAGTATTCTAGCATCTCAGACATCATCGATGAAAAtggaaaaggaaagaaaatcgaGACTAGACCCAGTTTCTTTGAACAAATAACTCATTGTAGCTTTCAAAAACTACTATGCTTAGTCAGTCTGATTTTTAGAATGGACCAAAATGATCTGTTGAAAATCATATCTATCCTAGTAAATGTCTATCCTAAAACGGCATTAACTGTGCtgttttactttaaaaaagTGGTGAATTCAGGGAAGAAGGCAATATACAACATACATCTTTCTGCTCTAGACCTCTTGCAACTTTTTAAGGCACATTCTATGGACGACTTCCTAGAAGGACAAAACAAGACACATTTTAAGGCACATTCTATGGACGATTTCATAGAAGGAGAAAACAAGGTACCTTTTAAGGCACATTCTATGGACGATTTCATAGAAGGAAAAAACAAGGTACCTTTTAAGGTACATTCAATGGACGATTTCAGAGAAGGAGAAAACAAGGCACATCTTAAGGCACATTCTATGGACGATTTCAGAGAAGGAAAAAACAAGGCTTCACAGATTATTGGAAAGGGTGGAAAACGCTTTTCCTCCGGATCAAATAAGTGGGAAAGTCTAAGCGTTTCGCTTGGTTTTCGATTTGGAAACGTTGTCTGCAAACTTCTATTCCCTTTTTTCGAAACGTTGGCAGATGGTCGCAACACAGAGAACCAAGTGATGGAACCGGGCATCATCCTACAAATTCTTGAACACATCTTTGAGCTCATTGTGTATTTGGAAGAACTGATACAATCATATGACCCTGAAATCGCCCATTCCAAAATCGCTGCCTTTATTTTGAGAGGATGGAATAATGGACATATTCCGAATGTAGGAGTTAcgttgaaatattttcttgagTTTTTCATTCAAAGTTTTGGCGTATTTGTTagaatttgcataaaattcacaaaagaaaacagtcagGGTGACTCCAAACCAACTGAtgaagaaacagacgagcctaTTGACAAGTGTGAACAGCAAACTCGGTCTCCCGCTATGACAAAAGCTGGTCTGAAAGAACACATGGCTTCACTGCGGCAGATGTGGTGCCAGGAGTTTTCTGCTG GTCTAGCCGAGGACTTGCTAAGCGAAGATCGGCAGCGAGCCCTCCGCCGTTTCGGCAAAGAGCTGGGACTGAAACAGTTCGAGATCGACAACGTCCTGAACCGGAGCAGCGCCAGCCTGAAGGAGAAGGGACGCGCGCTGATGGAAGACTGGCAGCAAGGACGGGGTGGGTCCATCGTGCGCAGAGGGAAACAGCTAGAACAGGAACATTTTAATGAGACACTGGAAGCTCTGAAACGTTGTAAAAACTCTCGCGGAGATAGGGAAGCTAAGTAA
- the LOC136431255 gene encoding alcohol dehydrogenase-like, whose protein sequence is MARRSMRLVEYGKPFQLTKEEVPTAPKGGAVVKTEYAGVCHSDLHGADGDFGPFTPLQVILGHEIAGTVHDIDPSADLKVGDRVSVYWTGGCGQCKRCEVGQPPACLKGVKHWPGITEDGGFSDYVIVPDVRLLVRVPDTVAMDTACLLPCSALTAYNAVCIVAPTVEDFAKYSEDCAVLLVGAGGLGLWGIQFAKQLLPAGVRVICADINSEKLAAAKEAGCDDVILWGKDVDDDTAVAAARKACGDLGAVAAIDFVNAPVTFERLQKTMAEGGIHAMVGFFGVDAPVSVPLMPFVVARHTITGVVIGSLPQLRDLTAMVAQGKVKPPPITHHPLEDVYDVLQGLKTGKVKGRAVVKFESGDPTLSKPHEMGTGLASL, encoded by the exons ATGGCGCGGCGTAGCATGAGGTTGGTGGAGTACGGGAAGCCCTTCCAGCTGACGAAGGAAGAGGTGCCCACTGCACCCAAGGGCGGGGCTGTCGTCAAG ACGGAATATGCCGGGGTGTGCCATTCCGACCTCCACGGCGCGGACGGAGACTTCGGTCCATTCACCCCTCTCCAGGTCATTCTCG GACATGAGATAGCAGGCACTGTTCACGATATCGACCCCAGTGCAGACTTGAAG GTAGGAGACCGGGTGTCGGTGTACTGGACCGGTGGGTGTGGGCAGTGTAAGAGATGCGAGGTGGGACAACCTCCTGCGTGTCTCAAAGGCGTCAAACACTGGCCTGGCATCACTGAAGATGGCGG ATTCTCGGATTACGTCATCGTCCCTGACGTCAGACTGTTGGTGAGGGTCCCTGACACGGTTGCCATGGACACGGCGTGCCTGCTCCCCTGCTCTGCGCTCACCGCCTACAACGCTGTGTGCATAGTAGCGCCGACGGTGGAAGACTTCGCTAAATATAGCG AGGATTGTGCAGTACTGCTGGTGGGCGCTGGAGGGCTCGGCCTGTGGGGTATCCAGTTCGCCAAACAGCTTCTTCCTGCCGGCGTTCGTGTCATCTGCGCTGACATAAAC AGCGAGAAGCTAGCAGCAGCCAAAGAAGCCGGATGTGACGACGTTATTCTTTGGGGCAAGGATG TTGATGACGACACCGCCGTGGCTGCAGCCAGGAAAGCCTGTGGGGACCTCGGTGCTGTAGCAGCCATTGACTTCGTCAACGCGCCCGTGACCTTTGAACGTTTGCAGAAGACAATGGCCGAG GGTGGCATACACGCTATGGTGGGTTTCTTCGGAGTAGACGCCCCCGTCTCCGTTCCCCTCATGCCGTTTGTGGTGGCGCGTCACACGATTACCGGGGTGGTCATAGGATCGCTACCACAGCTGAGGGACCTCACGGCAATGGTGGCGCAAGGGAAG GTCAAGCCACCACCCATTACCCATCATCCTTTGGAGGACGTGTATGACGTTTTGCAAGGTCTGAAGACtggaaaggtcaaaggtcgtgcTGTAGTGAAGTTTGAGTCCGGAGACCCTACACTGTCAAAGCCACACGAGATGGGAACGGGACTGGCTTCACTATAG